GCCGTCCCCAGCCCCCCGCCCGACTGGGCCGGCTGAAAACGACCCAGGTTGAAACGACCCGGGTTGAAACGACCCGGGTTGAAACGACCCAGGTTGAAACGACCCAGGTTGAAACGACCCAGGTTGGGAGCGGCTCAGCGGGGTGGGGTGCCGGAACAGCCCAGCGTTTCTGCGTGGGGCTGCAAGGCGCGGATGATGAGGTCGATGTGCTGACCCAGATCGACCCCCAGCGCTTCGACGCCAGCCTGGATCTCCGCACGGTCGACCTTGGCGGCGAAGGCCTTGTCCTTGAGTTTCTTTTTGACGCTCTTGGCGCCGAGTGTCGCGATGCCTTCGGGACGAACCAGCGCCGCGGCCACGACGAAGCCCGTCAGTTCGTCGCACGCGAGTAGCGCCTTGTCGAGGCGGCTCTCGTGAGGCACGCCCCACTTGGTGTAGTGCGCCGACACTGCGTGCGCGATCGCCTGCTCTCCGCGTTCGCGCAGCCAGGCCACGATGCGCTTGGGATGGTCTTCGGGCCACGCCTCGTAGTCCGCGTCATGCAGCAGCCCCGCGATGCCCCAGGCTCGAGCGTCGTCGTTCGCGTCGCCATACTGCTTGACGGCCTCGAGCATGACGGCCTCCACCGCCAGCGCGTGCTTGCGGAGGGATTCCGTTTGGGTCCAGCTGCAGAGATGTTTCCAGGCTTCGTCGCGAGTGAGCGTCATGATTGGAGCTTCGATGAGAATAGATCAGAACGGAAGGCTGCCCGTCGCACGGAGTTCATGTCAACAAGGTCGCACGCACTTCGCTCGGGCTCGGTAGCTTGGCATCGCGAAAGGCACGCGCCATCGCGTCGGCGCTGCCGTAGCCCACTGCACGCGCCACGTCGCCAACGGCCATCTCCGGCGCGCTGAGGAGCAGTGCCGCGCGTCGGAGTCGCATCACGCGCACGGACGCGCGCATCTTGGGTGCGACCCTGATGCGTTGGATCAGAAGGTCAGTGTCGCGATACAATTGTCGCGGCGAGAGCTTGGTCGCAAGACTGAGCATGTCCATGGTCAACCCTGTGTCCTGGTTCGAGTAGAGCTTCGAGAGGGCTTCCCAGAGGCGAAGCATGTGCGGCGGTTCTTCTTGGTCTTCGTCGGCGCATTCGCGATGGAGCACGCCCGCCTCTGCCAGCAGGCGAAGCAGCGTGGCGAAGGCAACCCGTCCCGCACTCTCGTCGAGTTCCGGCTCGAGGAGAGTGAGCAGAGCCTCTGCGCACCCCGGAGGCACCGTGCGCTTCCCGTGCTCGATGCCGATGGGAGGCAGCACGTGATCAGGATGGAGGCAGATGTCTGCTACGACGGCAGGCGCCCCCCAACTTCGGAACGTGGTTGCATCTCTGCTGGCTGATTCGAACTCTTCTTCTTTCAGCAACCACATCCCCGGCGGCTCGCTTGCTTGTCCCTTGGACGTGGTGAAGTGGCCCGAGAGCAGGAAATAGACTGAAGACTTGTTCCCGCGCGGGGGCGGACCAACGCAGAA
This DNA window, taken from Polyangiaceae bacterium, encodes the following:
- a CDS encoding AraC family transcriptional regulator: MLFASSHWRFGESGIDTRFVVGQHSRLHVIRRWGLVFDARFCVGPPPRGNKSSVYFLLSGHFTTSKGQASEPPGMWLLKEEEFESASRDATTFRSWGAPAVVADICLHPDHVLPPIGIEHGKRTVPPGCAEALLTLLEPELDESAGRVAFATLLRLLAEAGVLHRECADEDQEEPPHMLRLWEALSKLYSNQDTGLTMDMLSLATKLSPRQLYRDTDLLIQRIRVAPKMRASVRVMRLRRAALLLSAPEMAVGDVARAVGYGSADAMARAFRDAKLPSPSEVRATLLT